A portion of the Pseudomonas sp. PSE14 genome contains these proteins:
- a CDS encoding amino acid ABC transporter permease, with protein sequence MFETSFTANDLQFLLQGAWVTVKLTIAAMLIGTLAGVLLGWLRATLPRASLPLGWFLDLFRSVPLLIQFVLFNSLKSIAGLNWSAFSVGCLVLGIYAAAYCTEIVRSGILAVQPNLRRASRSLGLSYWQDLRYIVLPLATRVAFPGWLNLVLGVMKDTALVMWIGIVELLRASQTIVTRIQEPLLVLCIAGIIYYLMSWVVARLGTRLERRWQEND encoded by the coding sequence ATGTTCGAAACGAGCTTCACCGCCAATGACCTGCAGTTCCTCCTCCAGGGAGCCTGGGTCACCGTCAAGCTGACCATCGCCGCCATGCTCATCGGCACCCTGGCCGGCGTGCTGCTGGGCTGGCTGCGCGCCACCCTGCCACGCGCCAGCCTGCCGCTGGGCTGGTTCCTCGACCTGTTCCGCAGCGTGCCGCTGCTGATCCAGTTCGTGCTGTTCAACTCGCTGAAAAGCATCGCCGGGTTGAACTGGAGCGCCTTCTCCGTCGGCTGCCTGGTGCTGGGCATCTACGCGGCGGCGTACTGCACCGAGATCGTCCGCAGCGGCATCCTCGCCGTGCAGCCCAACCTGCGCCGCGCCAGCCGCTCGCTGGGCCTCTCCTACTGGCAGGACCTGCGCTACATCGTCCTGCCGCTGGCCACCCGCGTGGCCTTCCCCGGCTGGCTGAACCTGGTGCTGGGGGTGATGAAGGACACCGCGCTGGTCATGTGGATCGGCATCGTCGAGTTGCTGCGCGCTTCGCAGACCATCGTCACGCGCATTCAGGAGCCCCTGCTGGTGCTATGCATCGCCGGGATCATCTATTACCTCATGAGCTGGGTGGTGGCGCGCCTCGGCACCCGTCTGGAAAGAAGGTGGCAGGAAAATGATTGA
- a CDS encoding amino acid ABC transporter permease, with product MFNYSFHWRSAFKALPDMLGGALVTLETAALSMLLGVLIALLLTVMRQMKNPWLKGFADTWVSIARNTPSLFQIYILYFGLGSFGLHVSSWVALLAGITFNNAGYLAENFRGGLKAVPDTQMRAARSLGMSAFQAYRLIVIPQLLRIVFYPLTNQMVWAVLMTSLGVVVGLNNDLTGVTQDFNVRTFRTFEYFALAAVLYYIIAKVIVAAARLLGWRLFRY from the coding sequence ATGTTCAACTACAGCTTCCACTGGCGCTCCGCCTTCAAGGCGCTGCCTGACATGCTCGGCGGCGCCCTGGTGACCCTGGAGACCGCCGCCCTGTCGATGCTCCTGGGCGTGCTCATCGCCCTGCTGCTGACCGTCATGCGGCAGATGAAGAATCCGTGGCTGAAGGGCTTCGCCGATACCTGGGTATCGATCGCGCGCAACACCCCGTCGCTGTTCCAGATCTACATCCTGTACTTCGGCCTGGGTTCCTTCGGCCTGCACGTCAGCTCCTGGGTGGCGCTGCTGGCGGGGATCACCTTCAACAACGCGGGCTACCTCGCGGAGAACTTCCGCGGCGGCCTGAAAGCCGTGCCGGACACCCAGATGCGCGCCGCGCGCTCGCTGGGCATGAGCGCCTTCCAGGCGTACCGGCTGATCGTCATTCCGCAGCTGCTGCGCATCGTCTTCTACCCGCTGACGAACCAGATGGTCTGGGCGGTGCTGATGACCTCTCTGGGCGTGGTGGTGGGGCTCAACAACGACCTCACCGGCGTCACCCAGGACTTCAACGTGCGCACCTTCCGCACCTTCGAGTACTTCGCCCTGGCCGCGGTGCTCTATTACATCATCGCCAAGGTCATCGTGGCGGCCGCCCGCCTGCTGGGCTGGCGTCTGTTCCGCTACTAA